A region of Plantactinospora sp. BC1 DNA encodes the following proteins:
- a CDS encoding ABC transporter substrate-binding protein: MKRAIPAVIGAATALTLVLAGCGGEDEPADPNAPVTITLAGWSLSSTPEFKTLADGFMATHPNVTVELKEYDAANYDTQMTADLAAGTAPDVYVLKNLKNFYTYQSGGQLLDVSDTAKDLGSVPALAPYQVDGKAYAVPYRQDSWVLFYNKELFGKAKVAPPDGSWTWDDYTAAAKQLTTGLRAAGSKATGAYQHIFQSTVQGFALAQTPNADLLSGDFGYLRPYYERSLELQAVGAQPTFGTAKTNKLTYQAQFGKQQAAMMPMGTWYVAALLNQRKSGDADRFEWGIAPAPQFDTSTTGTAATPVTFGDPTGMGINPRIGKSKVAAAKAFLGYVAGQDAGKALAGIGITPAQVTDAVTAALFGLDGVPQDDLSKFAYATHTIKPENPVSKHTAGVQNVLDETHSVILSNSKGVEAALNEAQNRAKNEVIKQ; this comes from the coding sequence ATGAAGCGCGCGATACCGGCCGTCATCGGCGCCGCCACGGCGCTGACCCTCGTCCTCGCCGGTTGCGGCGGCGAGGACGAGCCAGCCGACCCCAACGCCCCGGTGACGATCACCCTCGCGGGATGGAGCCTCTCCTCCACCCCGGAGTTCAAGACCCTCGCCGACGGATTCATGGCGACGCACCCCAACGTGACGGTGGAACTCAAAGAGTACGACGCCGCCAACTACGACACCCAGATGACCGCCGACCTCGCCGCGGGCACCGCGCCCGACGTCTACGTGCTGAAGAATCTCAAGAACTTCTACACGTACCAGAGCGGCGGGCAACTGCTCGACGTCTCCGACACCGCCAAGGACCTCGGCTCGGTGCCGGCGCTGGCGCCGTACCAGGTGGACGGCAAGGCGTACGCCGTGCCGTACCGGCAGGACTCGTGGGTGCTGTTCTACAACAAGGAACTGTTCGGCAAGGCGAAGGTCGCCCCGCCGGACGGTAGCTGGACCTGGGACGACTACACCGCCGCCGCCAAGCAGCTGACCACCGGGTTGAGGGCCGCCGGCTCGAAGGCGACCGGCGCCTACCAGCACATCTTCCAGTCGACCGTGCAGGGCTTCGCGCTCGCCCAGACCCCGAACGCGGACCTGCTCTCCGGCGACTTCGGCTACCTGAGGCCGTACTACGAGCGGTCGCTGGAGCTACAGGCCGTCGGCGCGCAGCCGACGTTCGGCACCGCGAAGACCAACAAGCTCACCTACCAGGCCCAGTTCGGCAAGCAGCAGGCGGCGATGATGCCGATGGGCACCTGGTACGTGGCCGCCCTGCTCAACCAGCGCAAGAGCGGCGACGCCGACAGGTTCGAGTGGGGCATCGCCCCGGCGCCACAGTTCGACACATCCACCACCGGCACCGCCGCCACGCCGGTCACCTTCGGCGACCCGACCGGGATGGGCATCAATCCGAGGATCGGCAAGTCGAAGGTCGCCGCCGCCAAGGCGTTCCTCGGGTACGTCGCCGGTCAGGACGCCGGCAAGGCACTGGCCGGGATCGGCATCACCCCGGCCCAGGTCACCGATGCCGTCACCGCCGCACTGTTCGGGCTGGACGGGGTTCCGCAGGACGACCTGTCGAAGTTCGCGTACGCCACGCACACCATCAAGCCGGAGAACCCGGTGTCGAAGCACACCGCCGGCGTGCAGAACGTCCTCGACGAGACGCATTCGGTGATCCTCTCCAACAGCAAGGGCGTGGAGGCGGCGCTGAACGAGGCGCAGAACCGCGCCAAGAACGAGGTCATCAAGCAGTGA
- a CDS encoding carbohydrate ABC transporter permease, translating into MWRNTLAGWSFILPNFAGFALLTLVPVVVLFYLAFTNWNVFGVAEWTGTANFRRMWGDASFWTALRNTVYYTVFHIPLTMAASLGLALLLNRKLRGVRFFRTVAFLPYITSIVAIAVVWNQLFSPEYGPVNAFLGAVGIGHPPGWTTSADWSMPAVIIVGTWRYMGYYMLLFLAGLQTIPTQLYEAAQLDGATPWQRFVNVTIPGLRHTTFFVTVMLTIESFKVFDLILVMTDGGPGQSTLVLSQYIYQKGFEENQFGYASAVSIVLFAICFGITVIQFMVNKRRNS; encoded by the coding sequence GTGTGGCGTAACACGCTCGCCGGCTGGTCGTTCATCCTGCCGAACTTCGCCGGCTTCGCCCTGCTCACCCTCGTACCCGTCGTGGTGCTGTTCTATCTGGCCTTCACGAACTGGAACGTCTTCGGGGTGGCCGAGTGGACCGGTACCGCCAACTTCCGGCGGATGTGGGGCGACGCGAGCTTCTGGACCGCGCTGCGCAACACCGTCTACTACACGGTGTTCCACATCCCGCTCACCATGGCGGCATCGCTCGGACTGGCGCTGCTGCTCAACCGCAAGCTGCGTGGCGTGCGGTTCTTCCGTACCGTCGCCTTTCTCCCCTACATCACCTCGATCGTCGCGATCGCGGTGGTCTGGAACCAGCTCTTCAGCCCCGAGTACGGCCCGGTCAACGCCTTCCTGGGCGCCGTCGGGATCGGTCACCCGCCGGGCTGGACCACCTCGGCCGACTGGTCGATGCCGGCGGTCATCATCGTCGGCACCTGGCGCTACATGGGCTACTACATGCTGCTCTTCCTGGCCGGCCTACAGACCATTCCGACCCAGCTCTACGAGGCCGCCCAGCTCGACGGCGCCACACCCTGGCAACGGTTCGTCAACGTGACCATCCCCGGGCTGCGCCACACCACCTTCTTCGTCACCGTGATGCTCACCATCGAAAGCTTCAAGGTCTTCGACCTCATCCTCGTGATGACCGACGGCGGCCCCGGACAGTCCACATTGGTGCTTTCGCAGTACATCTACCAGAAGGGCTTCGAGGAGAACCAGTTCGGTTACGCCTCGGCGGTCTCCATCGTGCTGTTCGCGATCTGCTTCGGCATCACGGTCATCCAGTTCATGGTCAACAAGCGGAGGAACAGTTGA
- a CDS encoding carbohydrate ABC transporter permease — MTDLPAPAPAVTVPVGGRPARRRVPARRWRIAGYAALALAAGGLLLPFYWMVVASLKTNNDVFTIPIQWLPDPVVWHNYLDIWQRSDVTTWLRNTLLLSVVVTFLQVFTGSFAAYGFARIRFPGRNLLFLAYLGTFAVPWQSYMIPQFILMSKLQLSNTLWSIVALQAFGAFGVFLMKQYYETIPEELSESARVDGLTEFGIYRRIMLPLSRPALASLTLLTFVTTWNDYLGPLIYLRSPELRTIQLGLRTFIDEYNAEYALIMTGSVLSVLPVAVIFLLGQRYFVEGIATTGLKG; from the coding sequence GTGACCGACCTCCCCGCGCCCGCCCCGGCCGTCACCGTACCCGTCGGCGGCAGGCCCGCCCGCCGACGCGTCCCGGCACGTCGCTGGCGGATCGCCGGGTACGCCGCCCTCGCGCTCGCGGCGGGCGGCCTGCTGCTGCCGTTCTACTGGATGGTGGTCGCCTCGCTGAAGACCAACAACGACGTGTTCACCATCCCGATCCAGTGGCTTCCCGATCCGGTGGTCTGGCACAACTATCTCGACATCTGGCAGCGCTCGGACGTGACGACGTGGCTGAGGAACACCCTGCTGCTCTCGGTCGTCGTCACCTTCCTACAGGTCTTCACCGGCAGCTTCGCCGCCTACGGCTTCGCCCGGATCCGCTTCCCCGGCCGCAACCTGCTCTTCCTCGCCTATCTCGGCACCTTCGCCGTGCCCTGGCAGTCCTACATGATTCCGCAGTTCATCCTGATGTCGAAACTCCAGCTGTCGAACACGCTGTGGTCGATCGTCGCGCTCCAGGCGTTCGGCGCGTTCGGTGTGTTCCTGATGAAGCAGTACTACGAGACGATCCCCGAGGAGTTGAGCGAGTCGGCCCGGGTCGACGGGCTGACGGAGTTCGGCATCTACCGGCGGATCATGCTGCCGCTTTCCCGGCCGGCGCTGGCCAGCCTGACCCTGCTCACCTTCGTCACCACCTGGAACGACTATCTCGGCCCGCTGATCTACCTGCGCAGCCCCGAGCTGCGCACCATCCAACTTGGACTGCGCACCTTCATCGACGAGTACAACGCGGAGTACGCACTGATCATGACGGGTTCGGTGCTCTCCGTACTCCCCGTCGCGGTCATCTTCCTGCTCGGCCAGCGGTACTTCGTCGAGGGCATCGCCACCACCGGACTGAAGGGCTGA
- a CDS encoding ferredoxin-NADPH reductase produces the protein MRSRHNTISAVFDGVWLALVSNLLLVAGCLPLVVLALTTEAARAWPLYALVAPTCAPALCGVFALMSAYSDGTGTGVLRTFGRAWRASARPATCWAAVATAILVVLGVDAYAVWGHRAGALTLPILAVLTVLTAATGLLGLVAIAARPAARLRDVARACGYLAVRRWYLSAASLLVLALLTQLFVARPAIALGVAAAPLLYVVWANSRFSLRPALDPPTTAPQIT, from the coding sequence ATGCGTTCGCGCCACAACACCATCTCGGCCGTCTTCGACGGCGTCTGGCTGGCGCTCGTCAGCAACCTGCTGCTGGTGGCCGGCTGCCTGCCGCTGGTCGTGCTCGCCCTGACCACGGAGGCGGCGCGGGCCTGGCCGCTCTACGCACTGGTGGCACCCACCTGCGCGCCCGCGCTCTGCGGGGTCTTCGCGCTGATGTCCGCCTACTCCGACGGCACCGGCACCGGCGTGCTGCGAACGTTCGGTCGCGCCTGGCGGGCCAGCGCCCGTCCGGCGACGTGTTGGGCCGCGGTCGCCACGGCCATCCTGGTCGTGCTCGGCGTCGACGCGTACGCGGTGTGGGGTCACCGGGCCGGGGCGCTGACGCTGCCGATCCTGGCCGTGCTCACCGTACTCACCGCCGCCACCGGGCTGCTGGGGCTGGTGGCGATCGCCGCGCGACCCGCCGCGCGGCTTCGCGACGTGGCCCGCGCCTGCGGTTACCTCGCGGTGCGCCGCTGGTATCTCAGCGCCGCGTCGCTGCTGGTCCTCGCACTGCTGACGCAGCTCTTCGTGGCCCGGCCCGCGATCGCGCTCGGCGTGGCGGCCGCACCGCTGCTCTACGTCGTCTGGGCCAACAGCCGGTTCAGCCTGCGTCCCGCGCTCGACCCGCCGACGACGGCGCCGCAGATCACCTGA
- a CDS encoding glycoside hydrolase family 88 protein — MTATDVRPGPDAEAMAAAVAAAIRTLDANIDSFADRYPADTTVDNRYPLRPPTAGQPSGANVGWTTSFWPGMLWLAHDLTGDDRYQRAAMSHVRSFATRVARGIDLDTHDLGFLYTLSCVIPARRTGDPRARAAALAAADHLMTRVLEPAGIIQAWGDLDDPRQRGRTIIDSLMNTPLLFWASQTTGDGRYASAARRHSAQLRRHILRPDGTTFHTFYWDPETGAALRGETEQGHADHSCWARGQAWGIYGFSLNHRYTGESGLLAAARTCADRFLARLPADHVAYWDLEFGDGSRQDRDSSAAAIAACGLVELADNLTDADVAHRYRSAAGRILRSLADGYATDGGPASNALILHGVYDKPKGIGVDEGNLWGDYFYLEALTRATTPDWTSPW, encoded by the coding sequence ATGACGGCGACCGACGTCCGTCCCGGCCCCGACGCCGAAGCGATGGCGGCCGCGGTGGCCGCCGCGATACGTACCCTCGACGCGAACATCGACAGCTTCGCCGACCGGTATCCCGCGGACACCACCGTCGACAACCGCTACCCGCTGCGGCCGCCGACCGCCGGCCAGCCCTCCGGCGCCAACGTCGGCTGGACCACCAGTTTCTGGCCCGGAATGCTCTGGCTGGCCCATGACCTCACCGGCGACGACCGCTACCAGCGGGCCGCCATGTCGCACGTGCGGAGTTTCGCCACCAGGGTCGCCCGGGGCATCGACCTGGACACCCACGACCTCGGGTTCCTCTACACCCTCTCCTGCGTCATCCCGGCCCGCCGTACCGGTGACCCGCGCGCCCGGGCCGCCGCCCTGGCCGCCGCCGACCACCTGATGACCCGGGTCCTCGAACCGGCCGGGATCATCCAGGCCTGGGGCGACCTGGACGACCCCCGCCAGCGCGGCCGCACCATCATCGACAGCCTGATGAACACTCCGCTGCTCTTCTGGGCCAGCCAGACCACCGGCGACGGCCGCTACGCCAGCGCGGCCCGCCGGCACAGCGCGCAGTTGCGCCGGCACATCCTGCGCCCGGATGGCACCACCTTCCACACCTTCTACTGGGACCCGGAGACCGGGGCGGCACTGCGCGGCGAGACCGAACAGGGCCACGCCGACCACTCCTGCTGGGCCCGTGGCCAGGCCTGGGGCATCTACGGATTCAGCCTCAACCACCGGTACACCGGGGAGTCGGGCCTGCTCGCCGCCGCCCGGACCTGCGCCGACCGCTTCCTCGCCCGGCTACCGGCCGACCACGTCGCCTACTGGGACCTGGAGTTCGGTGACGGCAGCCGCCAGGATCGCGACAGCTCGGCCGCCGCTATCGCCGCCTGCGGCCTGGTCGAACTCGCCGACAACCTCACCGACGCGGACGTCGCACACCGGTACCGGTCGGCCGCCGGCCGGATCCTGCGCTCCCTCGCCGACGGCTACGCCACCGACGGCGGTCCGGCCTCGAACGCGCTGATCCTGCACGGCGTCTACGACAAGCCCAAGGGGATCGGCGTCGACGAGGGCAACCTCTGGGGCGACTACTTCTATCTGGAGGCCCTCACCCGCGCCACCACCCCCGACTGGACCAGCCCCTGGTAA
- the iolB gene encoding 5-deoxy-glucuronate isomerase has product MDYRYHCTIPAADGRNTLPFNPCRLLDFSLLRLPAGGSWTGDPDGREILAVVLGGTASFTVGEHRFADVGRRPDVFSGKPHSVYIPAGATVTVEAVTDVEIALPSAPSDLATDPYVIAPEQVASGRWGAANFGRTYHQILTEISQPELPARRLIVGETYTPSGNWSTYPPHRHRVDNLPAEAAHEEMYYYRVDPAGGFGISRVYTDEGYEENVTIREHVMQMMPEGYHTVVSAPGYTTYFLWFLAGTQRTQGAREDADLAWVGQTVPTLRSMGL; this is encoded by the coding sequence ATGGATTACCGTTACCACTGCACCATCCCCGCCGCCGACGGCCGGAACACGCTGCCCTTCAACCCCTGCCGCCTGCTGGACTTCAGCCTGCTGCGGCTGCCGGCCGGCGGCTCCTGGACCGGCGACCCCGACGGCCGGGAGATCCTCGCGGTCGTCCTCGGCGGCACCGCGAGCTTCACCGTCGGCGAACACCGCTTCGCGGACGTCGGCCGGCGTCCGGACGTCTTCTCCGGCAAGCCGCACTCCGTCTACATCCCGGCCGGCGCCACCGTCACCGTCGAGGCCGTCACCGACGTGGAGATCGCCCTGCCCAGCGCGCCCAGCGACCTGGCCACCGATCCCTACGTCATCGCACCGGAGCAGGTCGCGAGCGGCCGGTGGGGCGCGGCCAACTTCGGCCGTACCTACCACCAGATCCTCACCGAGATCTCCCAGCCGGAGCTGCCCGCCCGCCGGCTCATCGTCGGGGAGACCTACACGCCCTCCGGCAACTGGAGTACCTATCCGCCGCACCGGCACAGGGTCGACAACCTGCCGGCGGAGGCCGCGCACGAGGAGATGTACTACTACCGCGTCGACCCGGCCGGCGGGTTCGGCATCAGCCGGGTCTACACCGACGAGGGTTACGAGGAGAACGTCACCATCCGCGAGCACGTGATGCAGATGATGCCGGAGGGCTACCACACCGTGGTCAGCGCGCCCGGCTACACCACCTATTTCCTGTGGTTCCTCGCCGGCACCCAGCGTACCCAGGGTGCCCGTGAGGACGCCGACCTGGCCTGGGTGGGCCAGACCGTACCGACCCTGCGCAGCATGGGCCTGTAG
- the kduD gene encoding 2-dehydro-3-deoxy-D-gluconate 5-dehydrogenase KduD, with protein sequence MVLDTFRLGGRVALVTGGNRGIGRAIATALAQAGADIALLGRTEPADTVTAVERLGRRVLVVPADLSTAGPAALADAVEAVVAGLGRLDVLVNNAGIIRRAAALEHPPEDWDAVLRVDLDAVFQLCQAAGRVMLGQGYGKIVNVASMLSYQGGIRVPSYTAAKHAVVGLTRALANEWAAGGVNVNAIAPGYIATDNTAPLRADPDRERAIRERIPAGRWGAPEDLAGAVVFLASDAARYVHGAVLPVDGGWLAR encoded by the coding sequence ATGGTCCTGGACACCTTCCGGCTCGGCGGCCGCGTCGCCCTCGTCACCGGTGGGAACCGCGGCATCGGCCGGGCCATCGCGACGGCACTGGCCCAGGCCGGCGCCGACATCGCCCTGCTGGGCCGCACCGAGCCCGCCGACACCGTCACGGCGGTCGAGCGACTGGGGCGACGGGTGCTGGTCGTACCCGCCGACCTGTCCACGGCCGGGCCGGCCGCGCTCGCCGACGCGGTCGAGGCGGTGGTCGCCGGACTCGGCCGCCTCGACGTGCTGGTCAACAACGCCGGCATCATCCGCCGCGCCGCCGCGCTCGAACACCCGCCCGAGGACTGGGACGCGGTGCTCCGGGTGGACCTCGACGCGGTGTTCCAGCTGTGCCAGGCGGCCGGGCGGGTCATGCTCGGCCAGGGGTACGGGAAAATCGTCAACGTGGCGTCGATGCTCTCCTACCAGGGCGGCATCCGGGTCCCGTCGTACACCGCCGCCAAGCACGCCGTCGTCGGCCTCACCCGGGCCCTGGCCAACGAGTGGGCCGCCGGCGGAGTCAACGTCAACGCGATCGCCCCCGGCTACATCGCCACGGACAACACCGCGCCGCTGCGCGCCGACCCGGACCGGGAACGCGCCATCCGGGAACGCATCCCGGCCGGGCGCTGGGGCGCGCCCGAGGACCTCGCGGGCGCCGTGGTCTTCCTCGCCTCCGACGCCGCCCGGTACGTGCACGGCGCCGTCCTTCCGGTGGACGGAGGCTGGCTCGCCCGATAG
- a CDS encoding LacI family DNA-binding transcriptional regulator has translation MESDRLFSAQRQERLLAELRGSGAVRVRDLARELGVSELTIRRDITALAERGLVAKVHGGATLPSGNNTLSQPRRAAVRFTIGMVVPSLDFYWPPIVAGARAAAAALGVTVQLRGSSYDPDEDRRQIGRLVEARQVQGLLLAPSLDGDDADEILEWIGQLPVPTVLVERQPRRWTPGTRQIEWVRSDHSLGLEIAVYHLRQQGHRRIGLVLAQGSPTSEHLGRAWRTAATDPRASGALVLQETVTAPGERDVIVRILRQCRLARITALIVHSDPHAIAVAQFCAELGIAIPGDLAIVSYDDEIAHLADPAITAVRPPKSHVGRLAVELIVSRLLDGERRPPHRVLLAPELVVRGSSLPLSPLH, from the coding sequence GTGGAGTCAGATCGACTGTTCAGCGCGCAGCGGCAGGAGCGGCTGCTCGCGGAGCTTCGCGGGAGTGGTGCGGTACGGGTCCGCGACCTCGCCCGCGAGCTGGGGGTCAGCGAGCTGACGATCCGCCGCGACATCACCGCCCTCGCCGAGCGCGGCCTGGTGGCCAAGGTGCACGGCGGTGCGACGCTGCCGTCGGGCAACAACACCCTCAGCCAGCCCCGACGGGCCGCCGTCCGCTTCACCATCGGCATGGTGGTGCCCTCGCTCGACTTCTACTGGCCGCCGATCGTGGCGGGTGCCCGCGCCGCCGCGGCGGCGCTCGGCGTCACGGTGCAACTGCGCGGTTCGAGTTACGACCCGGACGAGGACCGCCGCCAGATCGGCCGCCTCGTCGAGGCCCGGCAGGTCCAGGGCCTGCTGCTCGCACCGAGCCTGGACGGCGACGACGCCGACGAGATTCTCGAATGGATCGGCCAGCTACCGGTGCCTACCGTCCTGGTCGAACGTCAACCGCGCCGGTGGACACCCGGTACCCGCCAGATCGAATGGGTACGCAGCGACCACTCCCTGGGCCTGGAGATCGCCGTCTACCACCTTCGGCAGCAGGGGCATCGACGAATCGGTCTGGTCCTCGCGCAGGGCAGTCCGACCTCGGAGCACCTGGGGCGCGCCTGGCGGACCGCCGCCACCGATCCCAGAGCCTCCGGCGCCCTCGTGTTGCAGGAGACGGTCACGGCGCCCGGGGAGCGGGACGTCATCGTCCGGATCCTCCGGCAGTGCAGGCTCGCCAGGATCACCGCGTTGATCGTCCACAGCGATCCGCACGCCATCGCCGTCGCCCAGTTCTGCGCCGAGCTGGGCATCGCCATCCCCGGTGACCTGGCGATCGTCTCCTACGACGACGAGATCGCCCACCTCGCCGATCCGGCGATCACCGCCGTCCGGCCGCCCAAGAGCCACGTCGGGCGGCTCGCCGTCGAGCTCATCGTGTCGCGTCTGCTCGACGGCGAGCGGCGCCCTCCACACCGCGTACTCCTCGCGCCCGAACTGGTCGTCCGCGGATCGTCGCTGCCACTGTCACCACTTCACTAG
- a CDS encoding family 43 glycosylhydrolase encodes MSGRGRWWAALVGVLMLVAGLLAVPAGPASAASSYVYTTFKGDGAADQELWVYQSTNGTSFSVLADTNYRGPTGVLRDPSIIRHNGRYYIAYTVQSWTTNSTHFNVATSTDLTSWTHVASVASGIANTRFVWAPEFFVEGSTIRIIASVAQTTCSACFRPYVYTAQNSTLTSWSGPAQIWGLGTNHIDTFVVKDGATYHAFVKDETSKYIEHWTTTAGLTSGWVQRAALWTAGHEGPSVLRMDDGTWRIYIDRYTNGGIWTATSPDLNTWSGITRVSCSGCRHGTVARR; translated from the coding sequence GTGTCCGGTCGTGGCCGATGGTGGGCCGCACTGGTCGGGGTGCTCATGCTCGTGGCCGGTCTGCTCGCCGTGCCGGCCGGCCCGGCCAGTGCCGCCAGCAGCTACGTGTACACCACCTTCAAGGGCGACGGTGCCGCCGACCAGGAACTGTGGGTCTACCAGTCGACGAACGGCACCAGCTTCAGCGTCCTCGCCGACACCAACTACCGGGGGCCGACCGGCGTGTTGCGCGATCCGAGCATCATCAGACACAACGGCCGGTACTACATCGCATACACGGTCCAGTCGTGGACCACGAACTCGACCCACTTCAACGTCGCGACGAGTACCGACCTGACGTCCTGGACACACGTCGCGAGCGTGGCCTCGGGCATCGCCAACACCCGCTTCGTCTGGGCACCGGAGTTCTTCGTCGAGGGCAGTACGATCCGGATCATCGCCAGCGTCGCCCAGACGACCTGCTCGGCCTGCTTCCGGCCGTACGTCTACACGGCGCAGAACAGCACGCTGACCTCGTGGAGCGGTCCGGCGCAGATATGGGGCCTCGGCACGAACCACATCGACACGTTCGTCGTGAAGGACGGTGCCACGTATCACGCGTTCGTCAAGGACGAGACGTCCAAGTACATCGAACACTGGACGACCACGGCGGGCCTGACCAGCGGATGGGTGCAGCGTGCCGCGCTCTGGACGGCGGGACACGAGGGGCCGTCGGTGCTCCGGATGGACGACGGTACCTGGCGGATCTACATCGACCGTTACACCAACGGCGGGATCTGGACCGCGACGAGCCCGGACCTGAACACCTGGTCCGGCATCACCCGGGTGTCCTGTTCCGGCTGCCGGCACGGCACGGTCGCTCGCCGGTGA
- a CDS encoding RICIN domain-containing protein codes for MLSLGLSLAVTAAAIVTAVAGTSTPAQAEPVTITNGTQFRDTSGNLLQAHGGGVLKVGSYYYWFGENRNADNTFRAVSVYRSTNLRDWEFRNNVLTQSSASELQVANIERPKVIYNASTGRYVMWMHKENGSNYSEARAAVASSATVDGNYTYHGSFRPLGQHMSRDITLYNDNGTAYMISAADENYDLHIYRLTADYLNVATLVGNFWNDAHREAPAMFKRGSTYFLLTSAATGWNPNQAKYATASSISGPWTGWTNVGDSTTFRSQPTFVLPIQGSSTTSYLYMGDRWAGAWSGPVNDSQYVWLPITFPSSTSMRLDWYPSITIDASTGTITGQSPPYYRITARHSGKVMDVVSSSTANSAEVKQYGWNGGGNQKWEFQDAGSGYFRIVNQNSGKCLDVASASTADSANIVQYTCGNGTNQQWQWVATGSYYQLRARHSGKCLDVVSSGTTDGTDITQYTCGSGTNQQWTRTQS; via the coding sequence TTGCTATCGCTGGGGCTGTCGCTCGCCGTCACCGCGGCGGCGATCGTGACAGCGGTGGCCGGGACGAGCACGCCCGCCCAGGCGGAGCCGGTCACCATCACCAACGGTACGCAGTTCAGGGACACCAGCGGCAACCTGCTACAGGCCCACGGCGGCGGGGTGCTCAAGGTCGGCAGCTACTACTACTGGTTCGGTGAGAACCGCAACGCGGACAACACCTTCCGCGCGGTCTCCGTCTACCGCTCCACCAACCTGCGCGACTGGGAGTTCCGCAACAACGTCCTCACCCAGTCGTCCGCGTCCGAGCTACAGGTCGCCAACATCGAGCGGCCGAAGGTCATCTACAACGCCAGCACCGGTCGGTACGTGATGTGGATGCACAAGGAGAACGGCTCCAACTACAGCGAGGCCCGCGCCGCCGTCGCCTCGTCGGCCACCGTCGACGGCAACTACACCTACCACGGCAGCTTCCGGCCGCTCGGCCAGCACATGTCCCGGGACATCACGCTCTACAACGACAACGGCACCGCGTACATGATCTCGGCCGCCGACGAGAACTACGACCTGCACATCTACCGGCTGACCGCGGACTACCTCAACGTCGCCACCCTGGTCGGCAACTTCTGGAACGACGCCCACCGAGAGGCACCGGCGATGTTCAAGCGGGGCAGCACGTACTTCCTGCTGACCTCGGCGGCCACCGGCTGGAACCCCAACCAGGCCAAGTACGCCACCGCGTCGAGCATCTCCGGCCCGTGGACCGGCTGGACCAACGTCGGGGACTCGACGACCTTCCGGTCCCAGCCGACGTTCGTACTCCCGATCCAGGGCAGCTCCACCACCAGCTACCTCTACATGGGCGACCGCTGGGCCGGCGCCTGGAGCGGACCCGTCAACGACTCCCAGTACGTCTGGCTGCCGATCACCTTCCCGTCCAGCACCAGCATGCGCCTCGACTGGTACCCGTCGATCACCATCGACGCCAGCACCGGCACCATCACCGGCCAGTCACCGCCGTACTACCGGATCACCGCCCGGCACAGCGGCAAGGTCATGGACGTGGTGAGCAGCTCGACGGCGAACAGCGCCGAGGTCAAGCAGTACGGCTGGAACGGCGGCGGAAACCAGAAGTGGGAGTTCCAGGACGCCGGCAGCGGTTACTTCAGGATCGTCAACCAGAACAGCGGCAAGTGCCTCGACGTCGCATCCGCCTCGACCGCCGACAGCGCGAACATCGTCCAGTACACCTGCGGGAACGGTACCAACCAGCAGTGGCAGTGGGTCGCCACCGGCAGCTACTACCAGCTCCGGGCGCGGCACAGCGGCAAGTGCCTCGACGTGGTCAGCAGCGGCACCACCGACGGCACCGACATCACCCAGTACACCTGCGGCAGCGGCACCAACCAGCAGTGGACACGCACCCAGTCCTGA